From one Trifolium pratense cultivar HEN17-A07 linkage group LG1, ARS_RC_1.1, whole genome shotgun sequence genomic stretch:
- the LOC123902897 gene encoding protein cereblon-like has translation MDEEEDNRRRILERERYQIEQILQLDLEELQVEEVDDFHYSSDDDNNNNNLDLTGGYGSAGVVPGEFTYNTCIASLHTYLGDVDDTHHSSTLLDGGSVLTLPLFCLEGVVLFPGAALPLRVIESNFVAAVERSLSRVDVPYTIGVIRVYSDTATHRMKTASIGTTAQIRQYGRLEDGSLNVVTRGQQRFRLKRCWIDVEGVPYGEIQIIEEDIPSRTPRDVFGKLTPLSNLPCNRATSSVLPSKNSVDGQGSENEESDTEESFENELSSTERRIHQSLIRSSYEYDESASSTDDKLTYESDQEMRSDLNDSVTSTPLLHDHEKDPENLDSIIGSCSSSGKQSSIREGLNWRSKNKDLYSSHRISRAFLPGWVYCMFDSYSLAKRAADMWNQIIRAPSMDALVKKPDVLSFSIASKIPVSGSTRQELLDIDGISYRLRREIELLESIDLIQCKICRIIIAKRSDMLVMSSDGPLGAYVNAAGYVHEITTLYKANGLALTGPALTKYSWFPGYAWTIANCATCETHMGWLFTATKRKLKPKSFWGIRNCQVAEEMC, from the exons atggatgaagaagaagataacAGAAGAAGAATCCTCGAACGTGAACGATACCAAATCGAGCAGATTCTTCAGCTCGATCTCGAGGAATTGCAAGTCGAAGAAGTCGACGATTTTCACTATTCTTCCGACgacgacaacaacaacaacaaccttgatCTTAC TGGTGGATATGGTAGTGCAGGCGTTGTCCCGGGTGAATTCACTTACAATACTTGTATAGCATCCTTACATACATATCTTGGTG ATGTTGACGACACGCATCACAGCTCAACACTTTTGGATGGTGGGTCTGTATTGACGCTTCCGCTTTTTTGTCTTGAAG GAGTTGTACTCTTTCCTGGGGCTGCTCTTCCCTTGAGAGTTATTGAATCCAATTTTGTGGCAGCTGTTGAGAGATCTTTGAGTCGAGTTGACGTTCCTTACACCATTGGTGTG ATTCGAGTTTACAGTGATACTGCAACCCATAGGATGAAAACTGCAAGCATCGGGACGACTGCACAG ATTCGACAATACGGGCGCCTAGAGGATGGTTCCCTGAATGTGGTTACTCGTGGACAACAACGCTTTCGCTTAAAACGGTGTTGGATTGATGTGGAAGGAGTG CCTTATGGAGAGATCCAAATTATTGAGGAAGACATACCATCGCGAACTCCAAGGGATGTTTTTGGAAAATTAACACCCCTGAGTAATCTGCCTTGTAACCGTGCCACCTCAAGCGTGTTGCCTTCGAAGAATTCTGTTGATGGACAAGGTTCCGAAAACGAGGAAAGTGATACAGAAGAAAGCTTTGAGAATGAACTATCATCAACAGAGAGAAGAATCCATCAATCACTCATTCGTTCCAGTTATGAATATGATGAATCAGCGAGCAGTACTGATGATAAATTGACATATGAGTCAGATCAGGAAATGAGATCCGATCTAAATGACTCAGTCACCTCAACGCCATTGCTCCATGACCATGAAAAAGATCCAGAAAATCTGGATTCTATAATTGGGAgctgttcctcttctggaaaaCAGTCCTCCATCAGAGAAGGGCTTAATTGGCGTTCTAAAAATAAAGACCTCTACTCCTCACATAGAATTTCAAGAGCGTTCTTGCCTGGTTGGGTTTATTGTATGTTTGACTCCTATTCGCTTGCAAAAAGGGCTGCAG ATATGTGGAATCAAATCATTCGTGCACCAAGCATGGATGCTCTTGTTAAGAAGCCTGATGTTTTATCATTTTCTATCGCTAGTAAAATACCTGTTTCTGGATCTACAAGGCAGGAGCTTTTGGATATTGATGGAATCTCATATAGATTGCGTAGGGAAATTGAATTACTAGAAAGCATTGATCTAATTCAATGTAAAATCTGCCGG aTTATAATCGCAAAGCGGAGTGATATGCTGGTGATGTCTAGCGACGGTCCTCTTGGTGCATATGTAAATGCAGCTGGTTATGTACACGAGATAACGACTTTGTACAAGGCAAATGGATTAGCTCTAACTGGGCCAGCATTAACAAAATACAGTTGGTTTCCAGG GTATGCATGGACAATTGCTAACTGTGCTACATGTGAAACCCATATGGGGTGGCTTTTTACAGCCACGAAAAGAAAACTGAAACCAAAGTCATTTTGGGGTATACGTAACTGTCAAGTTGCAGAAGAAATGTGCTAA